GAACATTTGGGGTGAGGGGATCATAGAGAACAGGGTGAAAGGAAGAGAGTTAATGCAAATAAAGTACTTGTTTTACACTTGGTTTGATGGGGAGGTTGGGCCACAAGAGGAGTatacttaaagtaaaaattaaattaaaaattttagactgggcgcagtggctcacgcctgtaatcctagcactttggaagtcgaggtgggcagatcacgaggtcaggagatcgagaccatcctggctaacacggtgaaacccagtctctacaaaaaatacaaaaaattagccaggcgtggtggcgggcgcttgtagtccaaactactcggaggctgaggcaggagaatggcgtgaacccaggaggtggagcttgcagtgagccgaggtggtgcagctgcactccagcctgggcaacagagcgagactctgtgtcaaaaaaaaaaaaaaaaaagttttacatgtAGATTTTCCCAAAAATTGTGTAAATTAGAagggtctaaaaaaaaaagtgaaactcatACTTTCTGTTCTCCAATTTCGGCACAACttctcaggttttgtttgtttggttggttggttggctggtttgttggttggttggttttttttttttgagatggagtctcgctctgttgcccaggctggagtgcagtggtgtgatctcagctcactgcaacctgtgcctcccaggttgaagtgattctcctgcctcagcctctcaagtagctgggattacagatgtgcaccaacacctccggctaatttttgtacttttagtaaagccagaattttgccatgttggccaggctggtcttgaactcctgacctcaagtgatccgcctaccttggcctcccaaagtgctgagattacaggggtgccTGGCCATCAGCTCAACTTCTCTATGCATAAATGATTTATAGGAATAGACAGAGCGTACTGTACTGTACATACTGTGctatgatttatcttttttttttttttttttgagacggagtctggctctgttgcccaggctggagtgcagtggcgggatctcagctcactgcaagccccgcctcccgggttcacgccattctcctgcctcagcctcccgagtagctgggagtacaggcgcccgccacctcgcccggctaattttttttttttgtattttagtagagacggggtttcaccgtgttagccaggatggtctcgatctcctgaactcgtgattcacccgtctcggcctcccaaagtgctgggattacaggcttgagccaccgcgcccggccgatttatctttttttatctAATCTATTCAGTCAGTGTATAGAAATTtgtacaaacttttttttttttttgagacggtgccttgctctgttgcccaggctggagtgcagtggtgcgatctcggctcactgcacgctccgcctcccgggtttacgccattatcctgcggctaattttttgtatttttagtagagacggcgtttcaccgtgttagccaggatggtctcgatctcctgaccttgtgatccacccacctcagcctcccaaagtgttgggattacaggcgtgagccactgcgcccggccctgtacAAACTTTTGTAGGAGGGGTAATTGAATTAGTCCTCCCCACCGCACTACTGCCCCCTCGACCCCTGCaaccccgcttttttttttttttttttttttttttttttttgagacggagtctcgctgtgtctcccaggctggagtgcagtggcgtgatctcggctcactgcaagctccgcctcccgggtttacgccattctcccgcctcagcctcccaagtagctgagactacaggcgcccgccaccacgcccggctaattttttgtatttttagtagagacggggtttcaccatgttagccaggatagtctcgatatcctgacctcgtgatccacccgcctcggcctcccaaagttctgggattacaggcttgagccaccgcgcccggccaaccccgctttttttttttaaaagagactggttctggctgtcacccaggctggagtgcagtggcaggatcatagctcactgtaaccatctcagctcccaagtagctggggctatggCTAGGTTGCCATTATGCCTGACCTGAACTACTCCCCCTCTTCCCGCCCACCCCCAAAccccagatggagtcttgctctgtcacccaggttggagtgcagtggtgtgatctcagctcacagcaacctccgcctcccaggttcaagccattctcctgcttcagcctcccaagtagctgggattacaggtgcccgccaccacacccagctaatttttgtatttttagtagagatggggtttcaccacgttggccaggctgatctcaaactcctgatctcatgatcctcccgccttagcttcccaaaatgcttgaattataggtgtgagccactgcgccaggccctgAACTACTCCCCTTTTTGATAGATGTTGAAATTAATACCCTTGTTTCACCGTGCTAGACAACGTTCCAGTAAATATTCTTGTACATAGAATAACTTTGTGCACTTTAGCTGGTAGGTGCAGGGCAAATTCCTAGAAGTAAATTGCTAGGCCATAtggcaaatacatttaaaattttgatatgttttgcCAAATTACCCACCAAAAATATTATACCAATTTATACTCCTTTGAGatacaaaattcaaataatatagagaggtgtaaaataaaagaaaagttcTCTTGTCCCCAGCTATTCTACTTCACAGAGCCAGCCACTTTTTATTGTTTGGTGGATATCCTTCTAGACTTCAGATTTTGCAAATTGtacattataattttctttctttctttttttttttgagacagagtcttgctctgtcgccaggctgaagtgcagtggcgtgatctcggctcactgcaacctccgcctgctgggttcaagtaattctcctgcctcagcctcccgagtagctgggagtacaagcacacgccactacgcccagctaatttttatattttttagtagggatggggtttcaccatgttggccaggatggtctcgatctcttgatctcgtgatatgcccgccttggcctcccaaagggctgggattacaggcgtgagccaccgtgcccagccagtttctTTTTTCAATTGACTGTTTATTGTGGCTGTCTTTCCATTTCAATATTATTGGCTAGTACAATGTCTACCCTTAGTGATAGGGACGATGCCAGGGACATGCTAAGTTAGGAATAGGAATAAGGAGCTGTTTGTAACTGAGTAGGGGATGCTGCCTTGAGCATCTGTGAGTGTGTATTTTTGCACACTTGGGCAATAATTGTTTATTACAGCCCTAGAAATGGGAATATAATTGTAGCCAGACACTTTATATGTGTTTAAACTTCATTTGTGCAGTTAGTATCTCCTCAACTCTGTGAAATAGAAATGATTTTACCTGGTTGACAATTGGGAGCTGGGATAGTATCGGTTCTCTAGACAAGCTCTGTGAGTTTTGGTGAGTGGTAAGGACACTGTACAGAGTCAGAGCCCATGCACTGGGCTGAAAGGGCTTCAGAGACCTTCAAGTAGCGTCTTGACATTTACCAGTGTTATAGAACAGTTAATACCAACAATAGTTTTGATGGAGACCATTAAAGGTTATATGTTGaaatattctaagaaaaaaaatccattttaaaaaaaattgttatattgcctttccttgttccttttttggtctttattttagtgttcttatttaaaatagattttgagCACTCTTTATGTGAGCTTTCCTGACTTGGTACATGCTTATTTTTATGGAGAATTTTAATCTTATAGCAGTATACTATTATAGTGAATTCCGTGTACTTACCACTCAACTTCAATAATTATTAACTGTTGGCTAATCTTGTTTCATCTATTCCCCAACCCACCTCCCACTCCTCTTccctgttatttcttttctgtttttttccctttcctatgATACTgagcctgtgttttttttttaacagctttaccAATAATTCCATATCAGATAATTTAcacaccatacaattcacccCTTTAAACTGTACAATTTAGTGGCTTTTAGTGTATTCATAGAATTATTCAACCATTACCACAACactttcagaacatttttattactctGGAAGAAACACCTTAGCTGTCATTCACCAATCTTCCAGTCTTAGCCCTTggcaaacgattctcctgcctcagcctcccaagtagctgggactataggcgtgtgccaccacacccagctaatttttgtatttttagtagaaatggggtttcaccatgttagccaggctggtctcaaacccctgacctcgtgatccgcctgcctcggcctcccaaattgctgggattacaggcatgagtcaccgcatcCAGCCATATAGTAACTCTTTAaccatttgaggaactgccagataATTTCCCACAATAACTgtacgttttattttattttatttattttaaatagacatggtttcactctgtcgcccaggctggagtgcagtggcgtgatcttggctcactgcaacctatgcctcctggttcaaatgattctcctgtctcaccctcccaagttgctgggattacaggtgtatgccaccatgcctggctaatttttgtatttttagtacaggtggggtttcaccatgttggccaggctggtctcgaactcctgacctcaggtgatctacccacctcggcctcccatagtgctggaattagaagtgtgagccactctgcccagccgtgcaccattttgtattcctaccagcagtgtctGAGGGTTTCAATTCCTGTGGTTGTGAAATAAATCTCAGATATCATTTCatcctaaaatattttagaatgtatTAATAAAGTATGAgggatttctttttcaaatataaacataATGCCATTATAGTATCTActaacattaatttttaatataatcaaatattCAGTCAgtattcaaatttctttttttctttttttttaagagacaagggccttactctgtcactcagagtggagtgcagtggcgcaatctcactgAATcattgaactcctggtctcaagtgatcctcccatttcagctttccaagtagccaggactacaggtgtgcgccaccatgcctggctaatttttttttttttaatgttttgtagagacagggtcttgctatgttggccaggctggtctcaaactcttggcctcaagcaatccttccacctcagcctcaaaaagcactgggattataggcatgaacaaCCATGCCCGGCTCTGCGTTCAAATTTCTAATTGTCTCATAAATGtcattttaggccgggtgcagtggctcatgcctgtaattccagcactttgggaggctgaggtgggcagatcacttgagatcaggagttcgagaccagcctgaccaacatggtgataccccatctctactaaaaatacaaaaattagctgggtatagtggtgcgcacctgtaatcccagctacttgggagactgaggcaggagaattgcttgaacctgggagatggaggttgcagtgaaccaagattgtaccactgcactccagcctggctgacagagtgagactccatctcaaaaaaaaaaaaaaaaaaaaggtatttttatgGTTTGTTTGAATCAGGATTCAAACAAGGTACATACATATGACTGATATGTCTTTTAGATCTTCTACTCTATAAATTTCACCTCcacacctttcttttccttttttcttcttcttctttttttcttttttaagagctggggtcttgctatgttgcccaggctggtcttaaatccCTGGTCTCAAtaaatcctcctgctttggcctcccaaagtgctgggtattGAAGGTGTGAGGTACTGTGCCTGgctctctttcttattttttgccttataatttatattttgtgaaaAACAGGCCCTTATCCTGTAGCAGTTCCCAGAGTCTCGATTTTACTGACTACATTCGTAGTGTTTAACACTTTGCCGCCTTCATTTCCATTAATTTGGTGTTGGATACATCCCACAATAACTGCACCAGTTGCTCAGTCTATAATGCTGATCAAGCACTGAATCCAACACCAAATTAATTTCCAGTGTGTTACTTTCTAATTGTTACATTGTTGTCATTCTAAGTTAAGTGGCCTGTGAAATCAATGTTAAAGAATAATAACTGGCTTTTTATGATAATGGAATAGAATACAATAGAAAGTATCAGTGCACCCTGTATAAtaagaataattattattttgtgaaacTTTTTTCCACCATGGATATGTGTATTGGGAACTGGGTTTCTATGTAGAATATGGTTCTTAGGCGTTATggtcaaatatttgaagaacacTGTAatatgtaggatttttttttaaatttaaaaacaggccgggtgaggtggctcaagcctgtaatcccagcactttgggaggccgagacgggtggatcacgaggtcaggagatcgagaccatcctggataacacggtgaaaccctgtctctactaagaaatacaaaaaactagccgggcgaggtggcgggtgcctgtagtcccagctactcgggaggctgaggccggagaatggcgtgaacccgggaggcggagcttgcagtgagctgagatccggccactgcactccagcctgggctacagagcgagactccgtctcaaaaaaaaaaaaaaaaaaaaaaaatttaaaaacaacatacgttctttttgaagaattattgaaaaaaaaatagaaccattAGAAATAGGACTATCCTAGGCATATTAGTTTCTTgtggctactgtaacaaattgccatatactaaataaatatgtaaaacaacacatttattctgtcagttctggaggccagaagtctgaaatcaaggaaTTGGGGCCACACGCCCTCCAAAAGCTCTAAGGGAGAGTCCGTTCCTCGCCTTTTCCAGCTTGCAGTGGCTGCCGGCATCTTGGCATTCTTGGCCTATTCCTTGACGtgactccaatctctgcctccattctCATGTCACTCACTCCTCTGGCTTCTCTTTTTCTGCGTGTTACAGatctctttctgcctttctctttttttgttgtggtttGATACAGACtttaactctgttgcccaggctggagtgcagtggcacaaccttggctcactgcaacctctgcctcctgagttcaagcgattctcctgcttcagcctcccaagtagctggaactacaggcacacgccaccacacctggctaatttttgtattttcagtagagacaggatttcaccatgttggccatgcttgtcttgaactccttacctcaagtgatctgcccaccttagcctcccaaagtgctgggattacaggcgtgagccaccgcgccaggcctctgCCTTTATCTTAAAAAAGATACTTGTCGTTGGATTTGGGGCCCACCTAGATAACCCAGGGAGATTTTCTCATCTCAGGATCCTTAATTCTATCTGCAAAGACCTTTTTGCTAAATAATGTTCACGGAgtctggggattaggacatagACTTCTCTTTTGGGGATACCACCTTTCAACCCACTACACTaagtgaaaagtgaaatgttgATCTCTACATCCCCCAACACTCCACCCAGGCTAGCATCCCAAATAGAAGCGTTAAGATGTGAAAAATTCTGCGGAACATTAGTGTAAAGCTTCTAGTGGAAAAATGATGACCAAGCATAACATTATGAGATCAGAGCATAAGTAGGTTTAATATCCTCCCTGGTAATCTGCAGTGCCAGTATTGCCCTGTCTTCTCTGCCTGGTGAGGCCTACTTTTCCCCAGAATTAGAGTAAAATTCTTCGCTATCCTTAAATTGTCCTTATTTACTCCTGCAGGTTCACGAATACTTAGGGGCAGAATGTAGGGAGGACATGCCAttcatttctttgtggtttttaagaTCAACTTCATAATATAAGAGAGGGAGAATAAGTTAGCTTGTCATGCTACATGCTTGGAAGTCAGAACACAAATCTGTCATCAGTACAGCCACCTGTCCAGGCCAGACAGTTTCCCTGCCAGCTGGCCTCCGTGGGACGTTCTCCAGGAAGCCAGCACATGAACAGGGGAAACCCCTGCCCACTGTTGAGGCTATCCTTGTGGGTGAAAAGGGAATGTCGCTTGTGGTCCTGGGAATCTCCCTGTGGCAAGGTCTGAGTAGGGTATGATGAATTGAATAGGCCAGGATGGATCCTGGCTCAAGACTAGAGTGGAATAGAAGGCCATTATGAAATGAGAAATTAGAAAACTGGTGTCAGGAGGGGGATCGCTATTTTACACACTTGAGAATTTGGAAAGGAATTACTGCACATTCCTAAACTGacacctctgtcacccaggctgaagtgcagtggcatgatcttggatcactgcaacctccaccttccgggttcaagcaattctcctgcctcagcctcctaagtagctggtattacaggcgcgcctggctaatttttgtgtttttaatagagtcggggttttgccatgttagccaggctggtctcaaattcctgacctcaggtgatccgcctgcctcagcctcccaaagtgctcagattataggtgtgagccaccatgcccagccaaaccaAATTTTACTAATTGATAAATCAAAGGACTGTTGTTGGTCATGTGATAAGAATAGCTAGAGCTGGGTGTGATGTCttattcctgtaattccagcactttgggaggctaagatgggaggatcacttgaagccaggagttcaagaccagctaagttaacatagcaagaccccatctctaaaaaaataaaaataagtaaaataaaaagaatagctGGGGACTAATGAATGTGGACagtttgtaaaaataaattgaaatattgTTAGTCTTCTTTATATTCCTAGAAATCAATGTTCCACATGTATCCCACAACTCCTTACAACTCCCAGATACAAAAATACTCACTGTaagaaaaaaaccccataaaacCAAACTAAACCAGACAATAGAAATCCCAATAATCTCATTACACAAAGAAAAGCCCCTATAAGCATTTTGTGTAATCCTCTAATagtatatttctgttttcatctaAGGTACTTTTATTTGAggctaggctcagtggctcacacttgtaatctcaccactttaggaggctgaagtgggagaatcttaaggccaggagtttgagaagagcctgggcaacatagcgagatcctatctctacaaaaagtaaaaaattagccgggtgtggtggtgcgtgcctgtggccTGGCAgttcaggaggattgcttgagcccaaaagtttgaggctgcggtACATTATGATCGttccactacgctccagcctgggtaaattaaaaaatgaataaatgaatgtactTTTATTTGAACAAATCAGTGTTACTGCTGAAACATTTATTTCTGTAATGACCCTTGTCTTCCTTTCTTGTGCAGGAACCAATAGATCTTCTAAAGGAAGAAGCCTTATTGGTAGGGTTGATGGCACATTCCACGTCACTGGAAAAGGAGTTACAGTTGAACAAGCCTTTTCTGTGGATGAGTCTTCTGCATCTGTCCTCACTGGAAAACTGACCACTGTCTTCCTTCCAATTGTCTACACAATTGTATTTGCGGTGGGTTTGCCAAGTAATGGCATGGCCCTGTGGGTCTTTCTTTTCCGAACTAAGAAGAAGCACCCTGCTGTGATTTACATGGCCAATctggccttggctgacctcctCTCTGTCATCTGGTTCCCCTTGAAGATTGCCTATCACATACATGGCAACAATTGGATTTACGGGGAAGCTCTTTGTAACATGCTTATTGGCTTTTTCTATGGCAACATGTACTGTTCCATTCTCTTCATGACCTGCCTCAGTGTGCAGAGGTATTGGGTCATTGTGAACCCCATGGGGCACTCCAGGAAGAAGGCAAACATTGCCATTGGCATCTCCCTGGCAATATGGCTGCTGATTCTGCTGGTCACCATCCCCTTGTATGTCGTGAAGCAGACCATCTTCATTCCAGCCCTGAACATCACGACCTGTCACGATGT
The Macaca mulatta isolate MMU2019108-1 chromosome 6, T2T-MMU8v2.0, whole genome shotgun sequence DNA segment above includes these coding regions:
- the F2RL1 gene encoding proteinase-activated receptor 2, with product MWRPSAAWLLGAAILLAASVSCNGIIQGTNRSSKGRSLIGRVDGTFHVTGKGVTVEQAFSVDESSASVLTGKLTTVFLPIVYTIVFAVGLPSNGMALWVFLFRTKKKHPAVIYMANLALADLLSVIWFPLKIAYHIHGNNWIYGEALCNMLIGFFYGNMYCSILFMTCLSVQRYWVIVNPMGHSRKKANIAIGISLAIWLLILLVTIPLYVVKQTIFIPALNITTCHDVLPEQLLVGDMFNYFLSLAIGVFLFPAFLTASAYVLMIRMLRFSAMDENSQKKRKRAIKLIVTVLAMYLICFTPSNLLLVVHYFLIKSRGQSHVYALYLVALCLSTLNSCIDPFVYYFVSHDFRDHAKNALLCRSVRTVKQMQVSLTSQKHSRKSSSYSSSSATVKTSY